AGGTATTACAATAAATATGTTATCACCAAATACAGGTGTAATAAATATAATATTACAAAAACTTGGATTTGAAAAAATATATTTCTTGATTAAACCAGAATATTTTAGAGGAATATTTGTAGGATTAAATTCATGGAAGAATACAGGATTTAATGCAATCATATATATAGCAGCTTTAACGGCAGTAGATGAACAACTTTATGAGGCAGCAAAAATAGATGGTGCATCAAAACTACAACAATTAATAAATATTACTATACCGAGTATAATGCCGACTATAGTAGTAATGTTAATTTTAAAAATAGGTTCTATGTTAAGTGTAGCTTTTGAAACAGTATTATTACTTTATCAACCAGCTACTTATGAAACAGCAGATGTAATAAGTACTTATGTTTATAGAACTGGAGTAATAAATCAAGATTTTGGTTTAGCAACAGCAGTAGGATTATTTAATGCAGTAATAGCTATGCTTCTAGTATATACAGCAAATACTATAAGTAAAAAAGTAGCAAATTTAGGAATATGGTAGGTGATATAGATGAAGATAAGAATGAGTACAGATGAAAAAGTATTTAATGTAATAAATTACTTTTTATTAACAGTTTTTGCAATTATGTTCCTATATCCAATAGTGTATGTATTTTCTGCTTCTTTTAGTAATCCATTTTTACTAGAAACAGGACAAGTTACACTATTTCCTAAAGGATTTACCATATCATCTTTTATAGCAGCTTTTAAAACTACAGGAATATGGAGAGCATATGCAAATAGTATATTTATAACTGTAGTAGGAACATTTGTTAATATGCTATTTACCATTAGTGGTGCATATGTATTATCTAAACCAGATTTAAAGTTTAGAAAAGCAATAATAATGCTTGTAATAGTAACTATGTGGTTTGATCCTGGAATGATACCTAAATACTTAAATTTTAGAGATTTAGGTATGATAAATAGTTATTCAGGTATAATAGTAGGATTTGCAATTAATACATTTAATGTAATAATATTAAAATCTTTCTTTGAAAGTGTTCCTAGATCTTTAGAAGAATCAGCAAGAATAGATGGTGCAAGTCAATTTAGAATAATGACTAACATATATTTACCGTTATCAACATCAGCAATTACAACGGTTTCACTATTTTATGCAATATCTCGTTGGAATGGGTATTTCTGGACTATGATACTTTTAAGAGATGATTCAAAAGCCCCTTTACAAGTATTTGTAAAAAAATTAATAGTGGATAAGATGTCTAGTGGTGAAGCAGCACAATTAATTACACCAGAGAGTTTAACATCACCACAATCAATAATATATGCAATAATAGTAATTTCAATATTACCAATGTTGATTGCATATCCATTTATACAAAGATTCTTTAGAAAAGGTGTAACACTTGGAGCAGTAAAAGGATAATTAACAAAATATATATATAAGGAGAGGAAATTATGAAAAAATTATTAGCACTAGGACTTTTAGGACTAGTAGTAGCAAGTTGTGGAAAAAAAGAAGAATCGACTACAGGATCAA
This Streptobacillus ratti DNA region includes the following protein-coding sequences:
- a CDS encoding ABC transporter permease; its protein translation is MKKFNRDQISLYLIMLPFIIWYVLFMFKPMYGLLIAFKDYSVFKGIASSPWVGLKHFRMFLTSPEFYRTLKNTLMLNVYSLLIEFPLAILIALMLNEVKNKIFRTFVQTASFIPYFIAIVIAAGITINMLSPNTGVINIILQKLGFEKIYFLIKPEYFRGIFVGLNSWKNTGFNAIIYIAALTAVDEQLYEAAKIDGASKLQQLINITIPSIMPTIVVMLILKIGSMLSVAFETVLLLYQPATYETADVISTYVYRTGVINQDFGLATAVGLFNAVIAMLLVYTANTISKKVANLGIW
- a CDS encoding carbohydrate ABC transporter permease → MKIRMSTDEKVFNVINYFLLTVFAIMFLYPIVYVFSASFSNPFLLETGQVTLFPKGFTISSFIAAFKTTGIWRAYANSIFITVVGTFVNMLFTISGAYVLSKPDLKFRKAIIMLVIVTMWFDPGMIPKYLNFRDLGMINSYSGIIVGFAINTFNVIILKSFFESVPRSLEESARIDGASQFRIMTNIYLPLSTSAITTVSLFYAISRWNGYFWTMILLRDDSKAPLQVFVKKLIVDKMSSGEAAQLITPESLTSPQSIIYAIIVISILPMLIAYPFIQRFFRKGVTLGAVKG